From one Gemmatimonadaceae bacterium genomic stretch:
- a CDS encoding SusC/RagA family TonB-linked outer membrane protein: MVKVRNVFLALVGCAFLSAPLAAQAQTGTVTGRVVDSTSQQPLAGVTVFIEGTDRGALTRNDGTFVLSGVPAGTHSVRARRIGYTPQVQSVTVAAGATATLQFMLGGAATVLEEVVTTGYGTQRRVAITGSIATIDASEANVGAIANVDQMIQGRAAGVNITQNSGEPGGGAQIRIRGGTSISASNDPLYVIDGVPVNNVPTEASAVRISDNEPALPRNPLNLLNPADIASVTILKDAAAAIYGTRAANGVIVIETKKGAAGGPTMEYEFSAGRSSLGRSLEVLSGAEFRNFIQEQVAEGNVSASVLAGLGTADTDWEEAMTRSAATVNHNLSFAGGSPNTQFRASLNHLSQQGVVLDNGFKRYQARLNGTHHALTGRLRMGLNLTGSHVINDYLPFDNTGGFEGGVFINTLVYNPTYPVSMTDPATGEATFFELGPGFQSVRNPVALATQILDLGKTTRVLGNVSADYDIFSALTARVSVGIDRFDSNRDTYFPRANPVGAQYQGLARQANRNNQSKTLQTILTYHPQFAGNHDFDVLGGYEFFGNTLTEFYAETRNFLTDASAYHSLSSGSQPQPLYSRREDSRLIGFLSRANYSFKDRYFLTGVLRRDGASMFGEGNKWAVFPAISGSWRLSEESFIPRGPFSELRLRAGWGLQGNPGVPPYASLILLAADGNSRYVFGERAVTGFSPTQNPNPDLKWEETAQTNVALDYGFLDNRFNGSVEYYVKKTNDLLLTVPVPQPAVASTRLENIGKTQNKGFEFSLDGSLINRTGLTWDAGIVFDVQRNEVVDLGGRSFISTGRVSGEGQSGQVSQRVIPGHAIGTFYGPQFIGVNASGQQEFNKYTVTRDAAGRELTRELSGVTTSPGGDDYVVIGDANPNFSFGINSRATYGNFDFSFLVNSQQGLDVFNNTALVYATKGNAKRGKNFLKEALDDGVDIDEPQIYSSRWIEDGSFVRLQNLTVGYSFDMPTFTGMGQRARVYLSGDNLILLTDYSGYDPEVHTDAGINSVGTRGIDYLHYPRPRTITGGLRVQF, translated from the coding sequence ATGGTAAAGGTCCGTAACGTCTTTCTGGCGCTTGTTGGATGCGCGTTTTTGTCGGCTCCGCTTGCCGCCCAGGCCCAGACAGGCACCGTCACCGGACGAGTCGTTGACAGCACGAGTCAGCAGCCGCTTGCCGGTGTCACCGTTTTCATCGAAGGGACAGACCGAGGCGCCCTCACACGGAATGACGGAACCTTCGTCTTAAGCGGAGTGCCCGCAGGAACTCACAGCGTGCGGGCACGCCGGATCGGATACACCCCGCAAGTGCAAAGCGTGACCGTAGCCGCTGGCGCGACGGCTACGCTCCAGTTCATGCTCGGCGGAGCGGCGACCGTGCTCGAAGAGGTTGTCACCACGGGCTATGGCACCCAGCGCCGAGTGGCGATCACAGGCTCGATTGCGACTATTGACGCGAGCGAGGCGAACGTCGGGGCGATAGCCAACGTCGACCAGATGATCCAGGGGCGGGCCGCCGGAGTCAACATCACTCAGAACAGCGGCGAGCCGGGCGGCGGGGCGCAGATACGCATCCGCGGCGGCACCTCTATCAGTGCGAGCAACGACCCGCTGTACGTGATCGACGGCGTTCCGGTCAACAACGTGCCAACCGAAGCGTCCGCCGTCAGAATCAGCGACAATGAGCCGGCCCTGCCGCGCAATCCGCTGAATCTCCTCAATCCCGCCGACATTGCGTCGGTCACCATCCTGAAGGATGCTGCGGCAGCGATCTACGGCACGCGCGCCGCGAACGGTGTCATCGTCATCGAGACCAAGAAGGGCGCAGCGGGCGGCCCCACGATGGAGTATGAGTTTTCTGCGGGCCGATCTTCACTCGGGCGGTCGCTCGAAGTGCTTTCCGGCGCCGAATTCAGAAACTTCATCCAGGAACAGGTGGCCGAGGGGAACGTGAGTGCGAGCGTCCTTGCAGGGCTGGGGACGGCTGATACGGATTGGGAAGAAGCGATGACCCGCAGCGCCGCGACAGTCAACCATAACCTGTCCTTCGCCGGTGGTTCCCCGAACACGCAGTTCCGCGCTTCGCTCAACCATCTCAGCCAGCAGGGAGTGGTGCTGGATAACGGCTTTAAGCGGTACCAGGCGCGGCTGAACGGAACTCATCATGCCTTGACCGGGCGGCTGCGCATGGGACTCAATCTGACCGGCTCGCACGTCATCAACGACTATCTCCCGTTCGACAACACCGGCGGCTTTGAAGGGGGCGTGTTCATCAATACGCTCGTGTACAACCCCACGTATCCGGTTTCCATGACCGACCCGGCCACGGGAGAGGCTACTTTCTTCGAGCTTGGACCCGGCTTTCAGTCGGTGCGAAACCCGGTGGCGCTCGCCACGCAGATACTGGACCTGGGTAAGACCACCCGAGTCCTCGGCAACGTCTCGGCCGACTACGACATCTTCTCGGCTCTGACCGCAAGGGTGAGCGTCGGCATCGATCGATTCGACAGCAACCGCGACACCTACTTCCCGCGGGCAAATCCCGTTGGAGCGCAGTATCAGGGGCTCGCCCGGCAGGCGAACCGGAACAATCAGTCCAAGACGCTGCAAACGATTCTGACCTATCACCCACAATTCGCCGGCAACCACGACTTCGACGTGCTGGGCGGGTACGAGTTCTTCGGTAACACGCTCACTGAATTCTACGCGGAGACTCGGAATTTCCTCACCGATGCGTCCGCCTATCACAGCCTCAGCAGCGGAAGCCAGCCGCAGCCTCTCTATTCGCGGCGCGAAGACAGTCGGCTGATCGGCTTTTTGTCGAGAGCGAATTACAGCTTCAAGGACCGCTACTTCCTGACCGGCGTACTCAGGCGGGACGGGGCGTCCATGTTCGGAGAGGGGAACAAGTGGGCGGTCTTTCCGGCCATCTCGGGATCCTGGCGGTTGAGCGAAGAGAGCTTCATTCCCCGCGGCCCGTTCTCCGAGCTGCGTCTTCGCGCTGGCTGGGGATTGCAGGGCAACCCCGGCGTGCCGCCGTACGCGTCACTGATCCTGCTGGCTGCCGACGGAAACTCGCGGTACGTGTTCGGCGAACGGGCAGTGACCGGTTTCTCTCCGACTCAGAATCCCAACCCGGATCTCAAGTGGGAAGAGACCGCGCAGACGAATGTGGCGCTCGACTACGGCTTTTTGGACAATCGGTTCAACGGCAGCGTCGAGTACTATGTGAAGAAGACGAATGACCTGTTGCTCACCGTTCCGGTACCTCAGCCCGCGGTAGCGTCCACCAGGCTGGAGAACATCGGGAAGACCCAGAACAAGGGCTTCGAATTCTCGCTCGATGGATCGTTGATAAACCGCACCGGTCTGACCTGGGACGCCGGCATCGTCTTCGATGTTCAGCGAAACGAGGTCGTGGATCTCGGCGGCCGGAGTTTCATCTCCACCGGCCGAGTCAGCGGAGAGGGCCAGTCCGGCCAGGTCTCCCAGCGAGTGATACCAGGCCATGCGATCGGAACGTTCTACGGACCGCAGTTCATTGGCGTGAACGCCTCCGGCCAGCAGGAGTTCAACAAGTACACGGTCACGCGGGACGCCGCGGGACGGGAATTGACCCGCGAGCTGTCCGGAGTCACGACCTCTCCAGGGGGTGACGATTACGTCGTAATCGGAGATGCCAATCCAAACTTCAGCTTCGGCATCAACAGCCGAGCCACTTACGGCAATTTCGATTTCAGCTTTCTGGTCAACAGCCAGCAGGGGCTCGATGTGTTCAACAACACGGCGCTCGTGTACGCGACCAAGGGCAATGCGAAGCGCGGCAAGAATTTCCTCAAGGAGGCTCTCGACGACGGCGTGGATATTGATGAGCCCCAGATCTATTCGTCACGCTGGATCGAGGATGGATCTTTCGTGCGTCTACAGAATCTGACGGTAGGATACAGCTTCGACATGCCCACGTTCACGGGCATGGGCCAGCGGGCCCGGGTCTACCTCTCGGGCGACAATTTGATTCTGCTGACGGACTACTCAGGCTACGACCCGGAAGTACACACCGATGCCGGAATCAACAGTGTGGGCACCCGGGGGATAGATTACCTCCATTATCCGCGCCCCCGCACCATCACGGGAGGACTTCGTGTCCAGTTCTAG
- a CDS encoding helicase HerA-like domain-containing protein, with the protein MTQILIGKGEQPVHLLAKYGNRHGLIAGATGTGKTVSLMVLAEGRPVRP; encoded by the coding sequence GTGACTCAAATATTGATCGGCAAGGGCGAGCAGCCCGTGCACCTCCTCGCGAAGTACGGCAACCGTCACGGGCTCATCGCGGGCGCGACCGGAACCGGCAAGACCGTCTCGCTCATGGTGCTCGCCGAGGGGCGACCAGTACGGCCCTGA